A single region of the Nicotiana sylvestris chromosome 6, ASM39365v2, whole genome shotgun sequence genome encodes:
- the LOC104220871 gene encoding uncharacterized protein → MDQNVPVMAKKFWKIVRVAFFMLRKGLSKRKLMFDLSLLMKRGKIASKAAIQNLMFHHNNNNNTYGHQCPSSTSSSKEYYEFSCSNSPAFHLPFNLNKRSKHSHHHAPATDDDVLMVNAAVLKALEMIQSGTASPALPGFGRTPTVRQLRVTDSPFPLRDGEGNSHVDEKADEFISRFYRDLRREASAFA, encoded by the coding sequence ATGGATCAAAATGTACCAGTAATGGCAAAAAAGTTCTGGAAAATAGTTCGAGTAGCCTTTTTCATGCTGAGGAAAGGGTTATCAAAGAGGAAACTAATGTTTGATCTCAGCTTATTAATGAAGCGTGGCAAAATTGCTAGCAAAGCCGCCATTCAAAACCTCATGTTCcaccataataataataataatacctACGGCCACCAATGTCCTTCCTCCACCTCTTCTTCCAAAGAGTACTACGAATTCAGCTGCAGTAACAGCCCTGCTTTCCACCTTCCCTTTAACCTCAACAAGCGCAGTAAGCACAGTCATCACCATGCACCTGCAACTGACGACGACGTTTTAATGGTGAACGCGGCCGTGTTGAAGGCGTTGGAGATGATTCAGAGTGGAACGGCGTCGCCTGCTTTGCCTGGATTTGGGAGAACTCCTACGGTGAGGCAATTAAGGGTAACTGATTCGCCGTTTCCTCTTAGAGATGGAGAGGGTAACAGTCACGTGGATGAGAAAGCTGATGAATTCATTTCAAGATTCTACAGAGATTTGAGACGAGAAGCTTCTGCTTTTGCTTAA
- the LOC138871978 gene encoding secreted RxLR effector protein 161-like: MNKRIFVTQEGYAKKLVDMFGLKQSKTCSTPLQISTRLRRDKGSFLADPTPFRAFVGSLLYFTITRPDIAFSMGYVSRSMQRPRKPHLEAAKRILKYINSISDMGLFFKKKKKNLVLAGYTDADFGGDLDDRRSTSGYIFLYGGTSISWCSKKQNSVFSYLELGLQ, translated from the coding sequence ATGAACAAAAGGATCTTTGTCACTCAAGAAGGATATGCCAAGAAACTTGTTGACATGTTTGGATTGAAGCAAAGCAAAACATGTTCTACTCCTCTTCAGATAAGCACAAGGTTAAGGCGGGACAAAGGCTCATTTCTTGCAGATCCCACGCCTTTTCGAGCTTTTGTTGGAAGTCTCCTGTATTTTACTATTACAAGGCCGGACATTGCATTTTCGATGGGATATGTCAGCAGATCTATGCAAAGGCCAAGAAAGCCTCACTTAGAAGCTGCAAAGAGGATTCTAAAGTATATCAACTCAATATCAGACATGGGCTtgttcttcaagaagaaaaagaagaatttgGTGTTAGCTGGTTATACGGATGCTGATTTTGGTGGTGATTTGGATGACCGAAGATCAACATCCGGCTATATTTTCCTATATGGTGGAACAAGTATTTCGTGGTGTAGCAAAAAGCAAAACTCGGTTTTTTCGTATTTGGAATTAGGTTTGCAATAA